The Gasterosteus aculeatus chromosome 17, fGasAcu3.hap1.1, whole genome shotgun sequence genome includes a window with the following:
- the LOC144388961 gene encoding uncharacterized protein LOC144388961 produces the protein MQYSRDHMRRPGPRWNQGQARQQNCSVQAGPDTNASSSVFQQLQECREELARQKGLKEMFINREKATRDEMERLKRASNPETMITFGIASQARTTIKTKKKKDLQMEYENMKTSYVILEHKFSSQLQLEREEKQTLLDELEQLKLQLKSNQIHEEEHADKISEKEALEKKVVALEFDINTLKDNLSENDKTHFKDLEDLKEQLQTKQGHEMELKIEVKSMSEEKQTLLDELEQLKLQLKSNQIHEEEHADKISEKEALEKKVVALEFEIITLKNNASKTEKNGVKFLNDLKHKHVSSILAHTTKLHAEEEVSQALRTQLSQLKEENADKISETEALQKKVVALEFDINTLKDNLSENDKTHFKDLEDLKEQLQTKQGHEMELKIEVKSMSEEKQTLLDELEQLKLQLKSNQIHEEEHADKISEKEALQKKVVALEFEIITLKNNASETEKDGVKFLNDLKHKHVSSILAHTTKLHAEEEVSQNLRTQLSQLKEENTDKISEKEALQKKVVALEFDINTLKDNLSANDKTHFKDLEDLKEQLQTKQGHEMELKIEVKSMSKDLEATKQLMAEKDLLVHHMKKQIQTLEDDASEKKTYFKHLEGLNEPLASTNKEQETNAETSQTEENLHHSPNVDVLKDSEGKKKVKLSYWKKFKRSIGFGRNPAV, from the coding sequence ATGCAGTACAGTAGAGACCACATGAGGCGCCCTGGCCCCCGTTGGAACCAGGGCCAAGCAAGGCAGCAGAATTGCTCTGTCCAAGCCGGCCCAGACACCAACGCAAGCAGCTCTGTGTTCCAACAACTACAGGAGTGCAGAGAGGAGCTGGCCCGCCAAAAGGGCCTGAAAGAGATGTTCATCAACAGGGAGAAAGCCACCCGTGACGAGATGGAGAGACTCAAGAGGGCCAGTAACCCGGAGACCATGATCACCTTCGGGATTGCTAGCCAGGCTCGCACCACTATCAAGACTAAAAAGAAGAAGGACCTTCAAATGGAATATGAGAACATGAAAACATCTTATGTAATCCTTGAGCATAAGTTCTCATCACAGCTTCAGCTcgaaagggaggaaaaacaaactctCCTTGACGAACTTGAGCAGCTGAAACTTCAGCTTAAGTCCAACCAGATCCACGAAGAAGAGCACGCGGACAAAATCAGCGAGAAGGAGGCTCTTGAAAAGAAGGTGGTGGCACTGGAGTTCGACATCAACACCCTGAAAGACAACTTGTCTGAGAATGACAAGACACATTTCAAAGACCTGGAGGACCTGAAAGAACAACTTCAGACCAAACAGGGCCATGAAATGGAGTTAAAGATTGAAGTAAAAAGTATGtcggaggaaaaacaaactctCCTTGACGAACTTGAGCAGCTGAAACTTCAGCTTAAGTCCAACCAGATCCACGAAGAAGAGCACGCGGACAAAATCAGCGAGAAGGAGGCTCTTGAAAAGAAGGTGGTGGCACTGGAGTTTGAAATCATCACCCTTAAAAACAACGCCTCTAAAACAGAAAAGAATGGTGTAAAATTCTTGAACGACCTGAAACATAAACACGTCTCAAGTATCCTGGCTCATACCACCAAGCTCCACGCTGAGGAGGAGGTCAGTCAGGCCCTGAGAACACAACTCAGTCAGCTCAAAGAAGAGAACGCGGACAAAATCAGCGAAACGGAGGCTCTCCAAAAGAAGGTGGTGGCACTGGAGTTCGACATCAACACCCTGAAAGACAACTTGTCTGAGAATGACAAGACACATTTCAAAGACCTGGAGGACCTGAAAGAACAACTTCAGACCAAACAGGGCCATGAAATGGAGTTAAAGATTGAAGTAAAAAGTATGtcggaggaaaaacaaactctCCTTGACGAACTTGAGCAGCTGAAGCTTCAGCTTAAGTCCAACCAGATCCACGAAGAAGAGCACGCGGACAAAATCAGCGAGAAGGAGGCTCTCCAAAAGAAGGTGGTGGCACTGGAGTTTGAAATCATCACCCTTAAAAACAACGCctctgaaacagaaaaggaTGGTGTAAAATTCTTGAACGACCTGAAACATAAACACGTCTCAAGTATCCTGGCTCATACCACCAAGCTCCACGCTGAGGAGGAGGTCAGTCAGAACCTGAGAACACAACTCAGCCAGCTCAAAGAAGAGAACACGGACAAAATCAGCGAAAAGGAGGCTCTCCAAAAGAAGGTGGTGGCACTGGAGTTCGACATCAACACCCTGAAAGACAACTTGTCTGCGAATGACAAGACACATTTCAAAGACCTGGAGGACCTGAAAGAACAACTTCAGACCAAACAGGGCCATGAAATGGAGTTAAAGATTGAAGTAAAAAGTATGTCGAAGGACTTGGAAGCCACAAAACAGCTGATGGCAGAGAAGGACCTTCTGGTTCACCACATGAAGAAACAGATCCAGACCTTGGAGGACGACGCCTCTGAGAAGAAGACATATTTTAAACACCTGGAAGGCCTGAACGAACCACTGGCCTCAACCAACAAGGAGCAGGAGACCAATGCCGAGACCAGCCAGACTGAGGAGAACCTCCACCACTCACCAAACGTGGACGTGCTGAAAGACTCTGAGGGAAAGAAGAAAGTGAAACTCTCATACTGGAAGAAATTCAAACGTTCCATTGGTTTCGGCAGGAATCCTGCAGTCTAA
- the LOC120835377 gene encoding protein kinase C delta type, with protein MAPFLRIAFNAYDVGVLPSLSEPPICAIKMKESVNTERGKTLVQRKPTMYPAWKSTFDAHIHEGRVLEVVLMLNAEEPLAKATVGLSVLSERCKKSKTSGHTEFWLDLLPSGKVQMAVQYFLEETDAAQSQQSVKVSMEDGMTTLNRRRGAVKQPKVHEIKNHEFTATFFNQPTFCSVCREFVWGLNKQGYKCRQCNVAIHKRCIEKIIGRCTGTAANSRETMFQRERFKIDMPHRFKTHNYRSPTFCEHCGSLLWGLYKQGLKCEDCAMNVHANCKKKVANLCGINQKLLAEALLQISQKSVKRSDDSNTEDIGIYQGINSATVDPSADRKEHEGSGAAPAAPTVPQVRLNINQLVFHKVLGKGSFGKVLLAELKGQGQYFAVKVLKKDVVLMDDDVECTMVEKRVLALAWENPFLTHLYSTFQSKEHLFFVMEYLNGGDLMFHIQDKGRFDLLRATFYAAEIIVGLQFLHSRGIIYRDLKLDNVMLDKDGHIKIADFGMCKERVFGEVRATTFCGTPDYIAPEILLGQKYTFSVDWWSFGVLVYEMLIGQSPFQGDDEDELFESIRSDTPHYPRWITKEAKNLVEQLFERDPTRRLGVVGNVRAHAFFKTINWPALEKREVDPPFKPKVKSASDCSNFDREFLSEKPRLSHADKNLIDSMDQAAFAGFSFINPKLENMITK; from the exons ATGGCACCCTTCCTGCGTATCGCCTTCAATGCGTATGATGTGGGCGTTCTGCCCAGTCTGTCCGAACCTCCCATCTGCGCCATCAAGATGAAGGAGTCTGTCAACACAG agcgAGGAAAGACCTTGGTCCAGAGGAAGCCCACCATGTACCCAGCCTGGAAGTCCACCTTTGATGCTCATATCCATGAGGGGCGGGTCTTAGAAGTGGTCCTGATGCTCAACGCTGAGGAGCCACTGGCCAAGGCCACGGTCGGGTTGTCTGTGCTGTCAGAACGCTGTAAGAAGTCCAAGACCAGCGGCCACACTGAGTTCTGGCTGGACCTGCTTCCGTCAGGGAAGGTCCAGATGGCTGTCCAGTACTTCTTGGAGGAAACTGATGCAG CTCAGTCTCAGCAATCGGTCAAGGTTTCTATGGAGGACGGAATGACGACCCtcaacaggaggagaggagctgtcAAGCAGCCCAAAGTTCACGAGATCAAGAACCACGAGTTCACCGCCACCTTCTTTAACCAACCCACCTTCTGTTCGGTCTGCAGAGAGTTTGTCTG GGGGCTCAACAAGCAAGGTTACAAGTGCAGAC AATGCAATGTGGCTATCCACAAGAGATGCATTGAAAAAATCATCGGCAGGTGCACTGGCACAGCAGCCAACAGTCGGGAGACAATG TTCCAGAGAGAACGCTTCAAGATCGATATGCCGCATCGCTTCAAGACCCATAACTACAGGAGCCCCACTTTCTGTGAGCACTGTGGCAGTCTGCTCTGGGGTCTCTACAAACAGGGCCTTAAATGTGAag ACTGCGCCATGAATGTCCATGCTAACTGTAAGAAAAAAGTGGCCAATCTGTGTGGAATCAACCAGAAACTACTGGCCGAGGCTCTGCTTCAAATCAGCCAG AAATCTGTGAAGAGGTCTGATGACTCCAATACAGAAGATATTGGGATCTATCAAGGCATCAATAGTGCAACAGTAGACCCTAGTG CCGACCGCAAGGAACACGAGGGCTCGGGTGCAGCCCCAGCCGCACCGACAGTTCCCCAGGTACGCCTCAACATCAACCAACTGGTATTCCACAAGGTGCTGGGAAAAGGCAGCTTCGGCAAG GTGCTTCTGGCAGAGCTGAAGGGGCAGGGCCAGTATTTTGCCGTGAAGGTCCTGAAGAAGGATGTTGTTCTCATGGATGACGACGTGGAGTGCACCATGGTGGAGAAGAGAGTCCTGGCCCTCGCCTGGGAAAACCCTTTCCTCACCCACCTGTACTCCACCTTCCAGTCTAAA GAGCACctcttctttgtgatggagtaCCTGAATGGAGGAGACTTGATGTTCCACATCCAAGACAAAGGCCGCTTCGATCTCCTCAGAGCCAC ATTCTATGCCGCGGAGATAATAGTGGGACTGCAGTTTCTCCACTCAAGGGGAATCATCTACAG AGATCTGAAGCTTGACAACGTGATGCTGGACAAGGACGGACACATCAAGATAGCAGACTTTGGCATGTGCAAAGAGCGTGTGTTTGGAGAAGTCCGAGCCACCACGTTTTGTGGGACACCAGACTACATCGCGCCGGAG ATCCTGCTAGGACAGAAGTACACCTTCTCGGTAGACTGGTGGTCTTTCGGTGTGCTGGTGTACGAGATGCTGATCGGCCAGTCGCCTTTCCAGGGCGACGACGAGGATGAGCTCTTTGAGTCCATCAGGTCGGACACCCCCCATTACCCCCGGTGGATCACCAAGGAGGCCAAGAACCTCGTTGAACAG TTGTTTGAGCGAGATCCCACTCGCAGGTTGGGTGTGGTGGGCAACGTCCGTGCCCACGCGTTCTTCAAAACCATCAACTGGCCTGCACTGGAGAAGAGAGAGGTGGACCCACCCTTCAAGCCAAAAGTG AAATCCGCCAGCGACTGCAGCAACTTTGACCGAGAGTTCCTGAGCGAGAAGCCGCGTCTCTCCCACGCGGACAAGAACCTCATCGATTCCATGGACCAGGCGGCGTTCGCTGGCTTTTCCTTCATCAACCCCAAACTGGAAAACATGATTACCaaatga